The DNA window atatatggagacagaatgttgtatatataatcaataaataaatcttttaaaaaaaaaagaaagtatgtgtgtatttgtctaaGCATagatgtaattattttaatacaAGAGAATTCggaatttaatttttctttcataaattgtTGTGTCATCCTATTTTGTGATTTTCTTACCAGAATACATTCCTTCCCTTTAGGAGGTGAAGTCTATAAGGGGGAAGTATTGTGATTTAGAAAAGGGGAAAATCTAATTGCATTAATTATAGTTGCTGAACTGTTGTGCTTttctttgttcctgattttttgtattttctttccttacaGCAAAGTATCCAGAGATCAAATCCTTGATGAAACCTGACCCCAATTTGAAATGGATCATAACTGTGATGCTTCTCGTCCAGTTGGCTTCATTTTACTTAGTGAAAGACTTGGACTGGAAATGGGTCATATTTTGGTCCTATGTCTTTGGCAGCTGCCTTAACCATTCAATGACTCTGGGGATCCATGAGATTTCCCACAATTTCCCCTTCGGCCACCACAAAGCTCTATGGAATCGCTGGTTTGGAATATTTGCTAACCTCCCTTTGGGAGTTccatattctgtttcttttaagagATACCACATGGATCATCATCGGTACCTGGGAGCTGATGGCATCGACGTAGATATTCCTACTGATTTTGAGGGCTGGTTCTTCTGCACCACTTTCAGGAAGCTTGTCTGGGTTGTCCTTCAGCCTCTCTTTTATGCTTTTAGACCCCTACTCATCAATCCCAAACCAATTACTTCTCTGGAAATCATCAATACTGTGATACAGATCATCTTTGACATTATAGTTTACTATGTTTTTGGAGTTAAATCTCTAGTCTACATGTTGGCAGCCTCCCTGCTTGGCCTGGGTTTGCACCCAATTTCTGGGCATTTTATAGCCGAACATTACATGTTCTTAAAGGGACATGAAACATACTCATATTATGGGCCTCTGAATTTACTGACCTTCAATGTGGGCTACCATAATGAACACCATGACTTCCCTAACATTCCTGGAAAAAACCTGCCCCTGGTAAGTGAAAGACTTGATGATGTTGTAATCAAATTAGTCATGGCTTGCTTATTGTAACAGTGATCTAGTCTGTTTTGTCaggtaaaaaggaaaacatatccTTTGTCTGCCTGCCTAACTTCACTGAGGATTCATATCTTCTGTTTTGGATCCTTAGGCTTAGTGGTCATGCTTAGAGTTCAGACGAGCAAATCTCTTACCTGCTAAACTAGCTCAGGATTAGAAAACTGCTGCTCTGTGTGGTGAAGCATCCGTTCATGGAACATTCATCACTGTTAAGCTGTTGTATTTGGctaagatgtgttgcttttgtaaCACACAGGGAAGGAAGGTGACCTTCATAAGGGATCTGTGGAGTGGACAGTGTCAGTGCCCATGTTATTACCCTTCCCTGGCAGGGGCTCTGCCTGGACAGTAGACCTTCAGTGTGTTATGTGTGAAGTAAGCACAAGAAGACACTGCACCCTTcattctttccatctttcccaAAACTAGCCACTCAGTCAGTAGCTTTCCTGCCAAGCCTTCTCAACAGCCTTCCCATCTTCACAGTGAGTAGCCtgacactggggaggcagacacaggaggatctctgtgaggtcaaggccagccaggactgttccacagagaaaccctgtctcaaaaaaaaaagtgagtagCCTATtctgttaggaaaaaaaaagaaaagaaagaagaaactctccataattctaaaaaaaaaaaaaaaaaggtaatacatacgaaaaatagtttttctttacttaaaaaagAGATGATGTGTATAAGGGAGCCCTAATGGATGCTTCATGATGTCATACTCATTCAAATTTTTAAGCACTGTTGAAAAATTACATGCAACATGACAACAACCAATTGCAATATGTGATTATATCTTTGGATCTGGTTAAAAGACTGTAAACAaactggctcagtgggtaatccATAAAAATCCATAAAAAATATTCATCAAGGTTAGATTACCAGGTATAATGGTGATAGGGTTTTGTAGAACAAGTGTGCTTTGGAAATAAGTGTTGCAGAATTTGGAGTTGAAATACAGGTTAAGTTGGCACAActaaggaagaaagcaaagagtCCTTTTGTTACCTGCACAGTACACGTGTAAGTGAGTCAAAGGGCTGATTGGGAAACAGGTGAAGAGCAAGGAGGGCTGCCTTATATCCCACTCGGCATTTCAGTTGGAGAGAAAGCAGCACCGAGTCTGTGGAGACACCTGTACTAGCAGACATAGTTTGGCAGCCTCTGTTTCCCTCATC is part of the Cricetulus griseus strain 17A/GY chromosome 5, alternate assembly CriGri-PICRH-1.0, whole genome shotgun sequence genome and encodes:
- the Degs1 gene encoding sphingolipid delta(4)-desaturase DES1 isoform X2 yields the protein MGSRVSREDFEWVYTDQPHANRRREILAKYPEIKSLMKPDPNLKWIITVMLLVQLASFYLVKDLDWKWVIFWSYVFGSCLNHSMTLGIHEISHNFPFGHHKALWNRWFGIFANLPLGVPYSVSFKRYHMDHHRYLGADGIDVDIPTDFEGWFFCTTFRKLVWVVLQPLFYAFRPLLINPKPITSLEIINTVIQIIFDIIVYYVFGVKSLVYMLAASLLGLGLHPISGHFIAEHYMFLKGHETYSYYGPLNLLTFNVGYHNEHHDFPNIPGKNLPLVRKIAAEYYDKLPQYNSWIKVLYDFVMDDTVSPYSRMKRPPKGNEILE